The Lolium rigidum isolate FL_2022 chromosome 2, APGP_CSIRO_Lrig_0.1, whole genome shotgun sequence genomic interval AATTGCATACGATAGAAGTGCGTTTACTGACCAAAATGTGGCACAACTTGCAGGTAACCATAGGCTGTGAAGCAACTGCTGGGGATGGGTAAGTCTTTATAATTGGCTGAAGATGGCAGGGGCTGACTCCAACCTTCAGGTGATTGCTTATTCCACTTCAGTTCACTTTCTTGTAGTTCCAGTCTTGCCACTCGTGGTCCCAGTTCTTACAGAGGCACATTGAATTAATTATTCTGTTTCATAAAATACTAATTTCACAATTCTTAGTGAATCCAATGATTGAAGATTAATTCATATTCTTCTGTAATTTCGTGTGGCTCCTCATGCAACATCAGGATTACTTTACTCTATCTTCCGCTTTTGTTGAATTACATGATACAGTCTTCCTTAGCATAGGCAGTGCTGATTTAGGGGCCAAAGCTTGAATTATTTTGATATTCTTCTGTGCTACTGTAAGCCATCACCTTCTGCTACTTCGACTAATGTCCTCCTACAATGAACTAAAACTGTGGTGTATCTTCATGGGATCCGCTTTTGAAGTGAATGGGAAAAAGTGAAAAACTGGTTGCAAAACTGTTGAAAATGGCCCCTGAAAATGCCCCCTCTATCATCTTCATTGATGAAATTGGTTCTTTGTCTAGGCAACGTGCACAAGGCAATGAAAGTGAATGTTATAGGCAGGTCAAAACGAAGCTGTTAGTCCAAATGGAGGCTTGACTTCTTTAGACATTGTAGTgcacctgcaagttcttgtttttcCTGGGAAAATGGCAGGAGCGTTGTACTTTGATTaattatactacctctgtccatcttttgatgtcaaaagtttgtctaaattcaaatgtatctagacacactttagtgcatagatacatccgaatttaaacGAACCATCGGACATCTattaatggacggagggagtattacagaCTCACAATGACCCATATTATTAAGACAAAACCGTTCCACGTGCACATATTTTATCTTCATATTTTAATATTTGCAAAGCAACTGCCACCAATCACAAATTTTTCAATACTAACTAAACATTTTTTTGCTGTGCTCATGATATTACAGGGTGCTGGCCATAATGAAGACAAGGTCCTCGTTCCTGCTGCTACTAACATTACATATGCTTTGGATCAGATAGAGAACATTTATCAATTATTCATCTACTCCGTAATTGCTTTTGCATCTTTCTCTGAAGATACTTAAGTTGTGTATCTGTGTTGTGTTATTTTTACAGAGCTATAGTATTGAACATGTCATAGTTGTACCCCAGCCTGTATGGTGATGTTTCAAACAAACACACCTACACTTCACTGCCTGACCTTACACATATTCAAGGTAATGAACTGGCAAAAGAAAAACATCAGTTAACtacacattgacattgctactagCTTCTGTTACCCTAACCTCTGACGTAGATGTCCTGAATTTTCAACAGACccatgtgatctttccaggtgataATGTTGATTGCTACATAAGTTCAAGCAGCGCATCTTGCCGTGGTATTGAGGTAAATTCATCCTAGAGATCCTTTTTGCAAACCAAGTGATACTTCACAGCCTAATATTGCGTTGTGTCCAATTAGATGGCTAGTCATGGGAGCTCAGAACATATTCTGCCATGATTCTGGGGTTGCTGTCACATGGGCTGAAGATCTTCAGCACATCTGATTGTGTAATTATCTTGTAATTTATTATTTGACCACTATTGTTTTCCTGCTCCTTATTCTTGAAACTTTTTTGGAAAGGGTTTATGCCTCAATCTACTCTTGGACTTTTTTATGCAACAGGGGAATGTTAGCATATAGTTTAAAGATTTGAGTGCCCCAGAGACTAATGAAGGGGTAAAAACATGAGTATACATGTAGTATTTAGTAGTTTACTGTCAGCTTTTAAGCATTAGTGCCATGTGCAATGTTATGTACCTGCATGCATTACTCACTCCCAGTCACAGATATAAGACATTTGGACATTTTTTCTAACAGCGTATACTTTTATTGAATAGCAATTGTTGATGGAAAAGCTCGGGGCAGGAGTGTTCAATAACATTTGAAGGTGCTCCCTTTGTCTCTTGATCAAAATTTCATGACTatttcatgatttttttttgcatatttgtAGTTCTACATATCTGCTCATGGCTATCTAACACGAGTTTACCTCTCTTTTAATTTTTAGTTGCATATATTACACTATTCACACAGTTGTAATCTCTGTGCAAGTTCTCTGTAACAGGAATCAATGCATATAACATTTGTTTGTTACTTCTGAGAAATGTATTACCGATTCATTTGAGATTGGCAAACCTAATGAACAATGTCATGCGATATGTTCTTTTCTGGGAGGTGATGGAATCCAAAATGTCCGGCTTCTGTACTTTTGGAGTTCTCGCTCTGGCTTTTTCTTTACTCTttgatttttgtaattttttgcaTCCTTCTCACTGCATTTCTTTAGAGATTCTTCTTCGAGCATACATGTGAGTAAAGTTCTCACCGACCACACTGGCTGATTGATCTCATTGTTGCATATTTGTGAAAATATAATGATGATGTTGGGAATGACTTCCTTGCCAAAGGTTTTCATATATTTTCGATCTAGATGTTCAGTATACTGCAATTATCATGTTCTAAGTTTTATGAAAATGCATGATGATCTTAGCCAGTATGCTTAGGTAATGCTTACAAATTTTTTTCGTGTTCATGTTCTATATTCAGTCTATTTTCTTGATGATCTCTTGTTTCGGGTTTTTGTTTCGTGGGATTGATGTCTTCTGTTCTGGCAAGTCATATCAATCCTTGTGCTTTCATAATGATTTTTTATTGTGTTTCATCACCAGTTCAACAGGTTTTGTTGAAATGTATCTTCTGATGGGAAGACATTAGTGGTAGAGTCTGGTCATGGGACTGTCAGATCTGTAGGCAATACAAAGCAGAGACATAGTATTTTGTTGCAAAGACTATCTCTATGTAGCTATGCTTTCCTTTTGAATTAATAGGAAAAATGATTTTCTTGATCTCTGTTAGAAGCTTACTAAACCTAGAAGTTCCCGCTGCATCACCTTAATCCTTGTTTCGGTAGATCGTTTTCTACCATTACATGTGGAACTATGTTATTGTTTCTATGATTCCATCTTAATATCTATGCAATGTGCTTATGGAAATCTCTCCCAACCTTATTGCCAGGAAGCACACGTGTAGTAAGTTGCTGCCTGCATGGACGGATGGATCATTCTGCTTCTTGCACTACCAGGTTTCAACGAACTTATGGTTCTTCTTGGGCAAACCATCCAGAAGTAATCCTTTTTATTTTCCAATCGGGCTTCTTACCCCTTCCCATTTCATGCAAAACGGAAATACAGAGTTCAACTTATCTTTACAGACTCAGATGAAGAAAGGGGAGAGGAATTAAGAAGCGAGCTGGTGCACTAATAGGAAATCCACTGGGACGTTTCAATCTTGAAAACACCTAAACTCAACATAGTTCAATAACTACATTAAAAGCTCGACCAACAGCAAAAACAAAGTCTAGGAAGTAGTAAACACTTAATATTCTTTTAATGCTCGAGGAGATCATTGGCATTCCCTCCAATCCATATAAATTAGTATCGTTGATTTAGTACAATTGTAGTACTATTAAATTAGGGACACTTAATATGAATCGGAAGGAGTATTATAATCAACACAATATTCATGTTGTCAGAATTCAGTGGTTGGCATTTCCTTTTGTTCATTAGCTAGCTCCATGGTAATTTACTTTTATCCATGAGCAGAACCCTGTATATATATTCTCGTCCTATATGTTGCCTCTGTAATTATGTAAGTGCATGGTTTTAGTACGGTGTCAATGCATCTCTTTTCATAGAATTACAACATGGAGTTCATTTAATTGCCCTTATTCGAAGTTTTTTTTGCACCTAGTAAAACATACAACATGCGGCAACTGGCCCTATCATAAGCATGAGCATCGTCAGCAGCATGCATGTGGCAATCCAGTTGAACACAGTTTATTCAGAAAAGTAAACTGCCTTGCAACTTGACGAGCAATTGTTCGACCAGCAGTACGTCACCAAGGATCGAATCGAATGAATTAATCGGGTCTTTGGCATGCAGCTGCTAGCTCTAGAGCAACGGCGGGATGCTCTGCTCGTTTCTGAAGTAGTCCGTCGGATCCACTGCCGCTTTCACCGTCGCCAGCCTGCGGAAGTTGCCCATGAAGTACCTCTCGCCCCAGACCTCGCCGCCGTCGAACGTGCTGACGTCGTCCACCACCACGTTCTGGCCGATGTCCAGGTCCCGGAAGTTCACGTACGCCCGTCTTGGGTTCGTGCTCACGTGCTGCCCCATGAAGTCGTAGAAGTCGTCCAGCCAGGCCACTGGCGGCGCCGTGCCGCCGTCGCCCTCCCAGAACACGAGGTACTGGATGATGTACAGCACGCCGTTCCGGTGCGGGTACGGCGTCGCGTCGGCGGGGACGCTGTCCATGAACCCGCCGTGGGGCTCCAGCATGATGTACCCGGAGCCGCTCATGTTGAACCAGGAGAAGATGTCCTTCCACGTGGCCTCGGAGATGGGGCGCCGGACGTAGTCGGATTTGACCTTGAAGGAGAAGCTCATGCCGCCGTTCCTGCTCAGGAGCACCTCCTCCGGCGTGCCGACGTTGCTCAGGTCGCTGAAGGACAAGGCCGCGGACTCGAGCCAGGTCATGGTCCGGCAGTCGGTGCTCGTCATGCCGAGCTCCGAGAAGCGGCGGCCCATCGTGGCCACGAGCGAGCTGCACGTGCCGAGGTACACGGCCAGGAACAGGGCTTCCTGCCCCTGCACTGCCACCCGTACGGTGAGGTCGTCAGGGAGTGACGGCCCCACAACTTGCCATCTAGTGAGGATGTCGATGGCGCCCTGGTCAAGCGTCTTCCCGATGCTGAACACAGTCACCGTCGGCGGGACTTGCACGAGGTGGATCTTCCACGAGAGCACGACGCCGAagctcccgccgctgccgcctcggATGGCCCAGAAGAGGTCCTCCCCCATGCCGTCCCTGTCCAGGAGATCCCCGTTGGCATTGACCATCCTGGCGTCCAGGACATTGTCGATGGACAGTCCGTATTTGCGCATCATCATCCCGATGCCCCCGCCGCTGAACTGGCCGCCCACGCCCACGGTGGGGCACTCGCCGGCCGGGAACGCGACGCGCGAGTTGTTCTTGGCGATGGCGTAGTAGAGCTCCCCGAGGGTCGCGCCGGAGTCGACCCAAGCCGTGGACTCGGAACGGTTGACGCTTACGGAGCGGAGGCTGGCAAGATCGAGCACCCCGAACACCTCATCGGGCCGTGGCGACCGGTAGGACAGGCCCTCGTAGTCGTGGCCGCCGCTGCGCACGCGGAGGCGCACGCCGTGCCGGCGGCCGCAGAGCACGGCGGCCTGGACGTGGCGGGCGTCGGTCGGCGTCACGATGCAGAGCGGCCTCACCGTGGCGTTGGTGAAGAACCTGGGGTTCTTGATGGAGGAGGCCAGCACGTCGGTGAAgttgctggagctctgctcgtagACGAGCTCGCTAGGGAGCTTCTCCCTTAGGCATTGGATGAACTGAGCAGGGTAAGGTGGGGAAGAAATCAGGTACCATGAGAAGCAGCTCAGAAGCAACGGGAGTAGGCGTTTGAGCATAGCCATATCGTTTCATTTGGTTGTGGCAGCGGAGAGCTGTGCTTAAACTGGCAGAGCACAGATGCAAGTCAACGTAATTATTTGTTTTGCGGTACCAAACTGGCCGGTACGAAAGATGGTTAAGACGATTCTCCATTTCGAAAAAGTGAAAAAGACGCATCTACTCCTCCGGATGACCGATCGCATCGCTCGCGTACGTCCTCCGTGCGAGTTAGCGATGTGTGGCCAGCCATGAGCATCCCTTCATCTGGCCCTCCTCATTCCACGAGTTTTTCTTCCGGCCGTTCTCTTCGTTCCAGAAATGTCTTTCTGCCAGAACCTACGTGCACGTTTTAACCGTCCATTTTACCCATTTTTGTGTCCAACGTCTTCTCGAAGTCACGTTGTTTGGGCTCGCTTCTTCTCGAACCAAGACTATTGGTCCACGTTCATGCTGTTTAAGTTGGCGAGCATGATTTGGTTGTCCACGGACAATTGATTTTGGTGTCAAGCCTTTGGACCTCTATGGTATGTTTGGTGATGTCAATGAAGATAGCAGCTCAGGCCTCCTTCTCCTGGCGCTTTTTCGCGTCCCTTTTAGCCATGTCGTCCTAAGACTCGGCCTTCAAGGTCTCGCTCGACGCAATGGTTGAAGCCTCGCGGGCGAGATCGAACCTTGGTGGAATTGTGGCCCATTGGAAGAGATGGAAGCGCATTATGCGAGCCTCATATTTTCCATCGATGGCCACCGTGACCCCGGCTGTGCCATTCTTGACGATGGCCATGTAGGCCGCATAGCCTATCCTCCACTTGGGTGCCTCTTTCAACGCATCCCAATAGTGGACCATGTGGTAGCCCTTCTCTATGTTTTGTCATGAAATACTCCAAGGATTGGGGCACCAATAAATGCAAAACGTTAGGATTTTTGGGGCCGTAGTCAACAAAGCAACCACCATAGATCAACACCTGCATGGACTCTTCGCCGTGAATGGCCTAGTAGGCCTACGCCTCATCAGGCGTCAGATGAATGCGGTGCTTGATAAAGGACATGCGAGTGAGAACGAGGGAGCTgacattatgagtggatgaattactaggactagcacatggcaatataacattttgagtattAGTGCTAatacccacatgaggctcacaaggtgtttccttagatattatagcctcatgagctaactttagcctatcatcagaggctagaagatcctcataggagctagaaagctttccatgattttcttccaatttcccataattgctagttagcaatttaagttgagcccttagctcaacattctccttcaagatagatgcttcacaagaagtagagttagtagcacaagaatCATTATTAATAGAAATgggagaaggcaagttgtcatgctcttttagataagaagctttaaaTTGCTtatgcgactcggtgagtttggtgagcgcactctcaatagcccttgagccctttttgagttgctcaaaatcctcaaggagtttagcattaacaaacgcaagcttatcattttttagctttagttcatttgccacctcaagagctctatcatggttttccttttctctagacaattctagagcaaaggtttcctcaagagcttccttggtggtttgttcttcttctagTTCATCCTTTAGAAATgccacatcatcggcatactctcgttcaagagcacccattttatcaatggtgttctcatgcatccaaataagtttttggctctcaatagcggtagtcaagatttcaaagaagtgagagcaagcaattttatctttgcaaataaccttgaaaacactcttacccttatcgcgtagagagacaacccaatcctcttcttcatattcatcatcatccttatcaccatgagacatattaggttccatggtaggaggtacaagtggaacccttggccataaggcatatatgaggaccgtgagataaagatgaggagttacttgaggctcctttcaagatcttgtcttgaccaatagaatctttggtttcctctacattgttagacacacaacaactagaggaaatagaagtatttttatcatggccacaagacaatgcaagcatatcatcattagatttattcaaacaacttacacatgatatgcaaggactatcaacacaagcatgtaaatcatttctagtgctagatgtgtttgagtccgtagatgaagcattgcaatgagatagagatgaagaatcatcaatagtaagctcaataccaacattgcaaattccatcaccactcaccatatcattactttgtgtcttgccacacattggtgaagtggatgaagatgagaactcatcacggccggaagtggaagcaatacaatcatccttaataatattggacacatcatatttgtcttgaagctttgtccataattcatgagagctcccaaaaggcatgattgacgaagtaactacattgctcacaacaatggaaaacacatgag includes:
- the LOC124691252 gene encoding berberine bridge enzyme-like Cyn d 4; this translates as MAMLKRLLPLLLSCFSWYLISSPPYPAQFIQCLREKLPSELVYEQSSSNFTDVLASSIKNPRFFTNATVRPLCIVTPTDARHVQAAVLCGRRHGVRLRVRSGGHDYEGLSYRSPRPDEVFGVLDLASLRSVSVNRSESTAWVDSGATLGELYYAIAKNNSRVAFPAGECPTVGVGGQFSGGGIGMMMRKYGLSIDNVLDARMVNANGDLLDRDGMGEDLFWAIRGGSGGSFGVVLSWKIHLVQVPPTVTVFSIGKTLDQGAIDILTRWQVVGPSLPDDLTVRVAVQGQEALFLAVYLGTCSSLVATMGRRFSELGMTSTDCRTMTWLESAALSFSDLSNVGTPEEVLLSRNGGMSFSFKVKSDYVRRPISEATWKDIFSWFNMSGSGYIMLEPHGGFMDSVPADATPYPHRNGVLYIIQYLVFWEGDGGTAPPVAWLDDFYDFMGQHVSTNPRRAYVNFRDLDIGQNVVVDDVSTFDGGEVWGERYFMGNFRRLATVKAAVDPTDYFRNEQSIPPLL